The following coding sequences lie in one Molothrus ater isolate BHLD 08-10-18 breed brown headed cowbird unplaced genomic scaffold, BPBGC_Mater_1.1 matUn_MA741, whole genome shotgun sequence genomic window:
- the SLC8A2 gene encoding sodium/calcium exchanger 2, which translates to MAVPQTPHPHTPHPKPHNLTPNLRPAGSSRGAMAALGPALAAWLLLSPRGCSAAAPAITDGPNGTCHGGSARCQPGVLLPVWQPDEPAAGDKAARAIVYFVAMMYLFLGVSIIADRFMASIEVITSREKEITVTKANGETSVGTVRIWNETVSNLTLMALGSSAPEILLSLIEVCGHRFQAGELGPGTIVGSAAFNMFVVIAVCVYAIPAGESRRIKHLRVFFVTASWSIFAYIWLYLILAVITPGVVQVWEAFLTLLFFPACVVFAWAADKRLLFYKYVYKRYRADPRSGIIIGTEAERPPKDLEADGGFPALPEPEPGASPSPTPEEKELDESRREVIQILKDLKQKHPEKELEQLMDAANYMALVHQQKSRAFYRIQATRLMTGAGNVLKKHAAEAARRSPAMPGEDDEEDEEDEACSRIFFEPCLYHCLENCGSVTLAVACQQGLGANQTFYVDFRTEDGSAKAGSDYEYSEGTLIFKPGETRKELAIGIIDDDIFEEDEHFFVRLLNLRVGDAEGMFEADSEDHPKGKLVAPLVATVTILDDDHAGIFGFRERSVRVSECQGHVEVTVVRSSGARGTVMVPFRTVEGTARGGGVDYEDASGELEFRNDETAKTLQVKIVDDEEYEKKENFFIELGTPRWLKRGISALLLAQGDGERALSAEEEEARRIAEMGKPVLGDNRRLEVVIEESYDFKNTVDKLMKKTNLATVIGTHSWREQFLEAITVSAGDEDEDDEGREERLPSCFDYVMHFLTVFWKVLFACVPPTALLGGWAAFGVSILLLALLTALIGDLAAHFGCTLGLKDSVNAVVFVALGTSIPDTFASRVAALQDPCADASIGNVTGSNAVNVFLGLGLAWSVAAVYWAAQGRPFRVPPGTLAFPVTLFTIFAFLAIGVLLWRRRAPIGGELGGPRAPKILTAGLFLLLWLLYVLFASLEAYCHIQGF; encoded by the exons ATGGCTGTGCCCCAAaccccacatccccacaccccacatcccaaaccccacaatCTGACCCCAAATCTCCGTCCCGCAGGCTCCTCGAGGGGCGCCATGGCGGCGCTGGGCCCGGCGCTGGcggcctggctgctgctgagccctcgGGGCTGCtcggcggcggccccggcgaTCACCGACGGCCCCAACGGGACGTGCCACGGCGGCTCGGCGCGGTGCCAGCCCGGCGTGCTCCTGCCCGTGTGGCAGCCGGACGAGCCGGCGGCGGGCGACAAGGCGGCGCGCGCCATCGTCTACTTCGTGGCCATGATGTACCTGTTCCTGGGCGTGTCCATCATCGCCGACCGCTTCATGGCCTCCATCGAGGTGATCACGTCGCGCGAGAAGGAGATCACGGTCACCAAGGCCAACGGCGAGACCAGCGTGGGCACGGTGCGCATCTGGAACGAGACCGTCTCCAACCTGACGCTGATGGCGCTGGGCTCCTCGGCGCCCGAGATCCTCCTGTCGCTCATCGAGGTGTGCGGGCACCGCTTCCAGGCCGGCGAGCTCGGCCCGGGCACCATCGTGGGCAGCGCCGCCTTCAACATGTTCGTGGTGATCGCCGTGTGCGTCTACGCCATCCCGGCGGGCGAGAGCCGGCGCATCAAGCACCTGCGCGTCTTCTTCGTCACGGCCTCGTGGAGCATCTTCGCCTACATCTGGCTCTACCTCATCCTGGCCGTCATCACGCCGGGCGTGGTGCAGGTGTGGGAGGccttcctcaccctgctcttctTCCCGGCCTGCGTGGTGTTCGCCTGGGCGGCCGACAAGCGGCTGCTCTTCTACAAGTACGTCTACAAGCGCTACCGCGCCGACCCGCGCAGCGGCATCATCATCGGCACCGAGGCCGAGCGCCCGCCCAAGGACCTGGAGGCCGACGGCGGCTTCCCGGCGCTGCCCGAGCCGGAGCCCGGCGCGTCGCCGTCGCCGACGCCcgaggagaaggagctggacGAGAGCCGGCGCGAGGTGATCCAGATCCTGAAGGACCTGAAGCAGAAGCACCcggagaaggagctggagcagctgatggaCGCCGCCAACTACATGGCCCTGGTGCACCAGCAGAAGAGCCGCGCCTTCTACCGCATCCAGGCCACGCGGCTCATGACCGGCGCCGGCAACGTGCTCAAGAAACACGCGGCCGAGGCGGCGCGGCGCTCCCCGGCGATGCCCGGCGAGGATGacgaggaggatgaggaggacgAAGCGTGCAGCCGCATCTTCTTCGAGCCGTGCCTGTACCACTGCCTGGAGAACTGCGGCTCGGTGACGCTGGCCGTGGCGTGCCAGCAGGGCTTGGGCGCCAACCAGACCTTCTACGTGGACTTCCGCACCGAGGACGGCTCGGCCAAGGCGGGCTCGGACTACGAGTACAGCGAGGGCACGCTCATCTTCAAGCCGGGCGAGACGCGCAAGGAGCTGGCCATCGGCATCATCGACGACGACATCTTCGAGGAGGACGAGCACTTCTTCGTGCGGCTCCTGAACCTGCGCGTGGGCGACGCCGAGGGCATGTTCGAGGCCGACTCCGAGGACCACCCCAAGGGCAAGCTGGTGGCGCCGCTGGTGGCCACGGTGACCATCCTGGACGACGACCACGCCGGCATCTTCGGGTTCCGGGAGCGCTCGGTGCGCGTCAGCGAGTGCCAGGGCCACGTGGAGGTGACGGTGGTGCGCAGCTCGGGCGCGCGCGGCACCGTCATGGTGCCCTTCCGCACCGTGGAGGGCACCGCGCGCGGCGGCGGCGTCGACTACGAGGACGCCAGCGGGGAGCTGGAGTTCCGCAACGACGAGACGGc GAAGACGCTGCAGGTGAAGATCGTTGACGATGAGGAGTACGAGAAGAAGGAGAACTTCTTCATCGAGCTGGGGACGCCGCGCTGGCTCAAGCGCGGCATCTCGG ctctcctgctcGCCCAAG GGGACGGCGAGCGGGCGCTGTCggccgaggaggaggaggcgcgGCGCATCGCCGAGATGGGGAAGCCGGTGCTGGGCGACAACCGGCGCCTCGAGGTGGTCATCGAGGAGTCCTACGACTTCAag AACACGGTGGACAAGCTGATGAAGAAAACCAACCTGGCCACCGTCATCGGCACGCACTCGTGGCGCGAGCAGTTCCTGGAGGCCATCACCGTCAGCGCAG GTGACGAGGACGAGGACGACGAAGGCCGCGAGGAGCGTTTGCCGTCGTGCTTCGATTACGTCATGCACTTCCTGACGGTGTTCTGGAAGGTTCTGTTCGCCTGCGTGCCCCCCACGGCGCTGCTGGGGGGCTGGGCGGCCTTCGGCgtctccatcctcctcctcgcGCTGCTCACCGCCCTCATCGGGGACCTGGCCGCGCACTTCGGCTGCACCCTGGGCCTCAAGGACTCGGTCAACGCCGTCGTCTTCGTGGCGCTGGGCACCTCCATCCCCG ACACGTTCGCCAGCCGCGTGGCCGCCCTGCAGGACCCCTGCGCCGACGCCTCCATCGGCAACGTCACGGGCTCCAACGCCGTCAACGtcttc